One window from the genome of Leuconostoc suionicum encodes:
- a CDS encoding YitT family protein: protein MKNIKINWRKVLLTVLIFFASSAVQVVGLNAFLIPNNVFSGGFNGIAQLLSLFSQNFFHVSMPTGTFIMIFNIPVGIVGWKMIGGKFTILSFANSLFVSAVQIIAPTQALTTNPLLAALFGGLLIGASIGLAMRYGFSTGGMDIVAMVVQKRTGKSIGALMNVINFGVVVIAGSFIGWQNALFTIIGIYATGRVVDTLYTGYQKLTAMIVTSKGDEVVAELHKDLIRGITILPSKGAYTKRDSTTLMMVLSRYELFEMQEVVHRADPKAFINLMNTVSVSGEFLDADRQLQMKRAVAVPKVETVEAQIEAEQRLEEQLENLDDKK from the coding sequence ATGAAAAATATTAAAATTAACTGGCGAAAAGTACTGCTTACGGTACTCATCTTTTTTGCTAGTTCAGCTGTACAAGTAGTTGGATTAAACGCTTTTTTAATTCCTAATAATGTTTTCTCGGGTGGATTTAACGGTATTGCGCAGCTATTATCTTTGTTCTCCCAAAACTTTTTCCACGTTAGCATGCCTACTGGAACATTTATTATGATATTCAACATCCCAGTTGGAATTGTTGGTTGGAAAATGATTGGTGGCAAATTTACAATATTGAGCTTTGCTAATTCACTATTCGTATCTGCTGTCCAAATTATTGCGCCGACGCAAGCTTTAACCACAAATCCGCTGTTAGCAGCCTTATTTGGAGGTTTATTAATTGGTGCTTCGATTGGTTTAGCCATGAGGTATGGATTTTCAACAGGTGGCATGGATATTGTCGCGATGGTCGTTCAAAAGCGAACCGGAAAATCGATTGGTGCGTTGATGAACGTGATTAATTTCGGCGTTGTTGTTATTGCTGGTTCATTTATAGGCTGGCAAAATGCCTTATTCACAATCATTGGTATTTATGCAACCGGTCGTGTTGTTGACACGCTGTATACTGGTTATCAGAAGTTGACGGCAATGATTGTGACCTCCAAAGGGGATGAAGTCGTTGCAGAGTTGCACAAAGACCTAATCCGAGGAATTACCATTTTGCCATCGAAAGGCGCCTATACAAAACGTGATTCGACAACATTAATGATGGTTCTTTCTCGTTACGAGTTATTTGAAATGCAAGAGGTCGTCCATCGGGCTGATCCAAAAGCGTTTATTAATTTAATGAATACAGTTAGTGTTTCAGGGGAGTTTCTTGATGCTGACCGTCAACTGCAGATGAAGCGCGCGGTTGCTGTTCCAAAAGTTGAAACCGTCGAGGCGCAGATTGAAGCTGAACAGCGGCTAGAAGAGCAACTTGAAAATTTAGATGATAAAAAGTAA
- a CDS encoding LemA family protein has product MTILIIIAIVVIIAVAWVSIYNSLVKTRMQTKESWSQIDVQLKRRNDLIPNLVETVKGYAKHESGTLEEVTKLRQEVERAATPADKMVASNQLTGVLSGFFARAEAYPDLKANTNFTKLQEELTNTENKIAYSRQLFNSTTALYNTKLQQFPSNIVAGIHHFEPSEFLQVPEAEKEVPTVKF; this is encoded by the coding sequence ATGACAATACTGATTATAATTGCAATCGTTGTAATTATCGCTGTTGCTTGGGTTAGCATTTACAATTCGCTTGTAAAAACACGCATGCAAACAAAAGAATCTTGGAGCCAGATTGACGTTCAATTAAAGCGTCGTAATGATTTGATTCCAAATTTAGTGGAAACTGTTAAGGGGTACGCTAAGCATGAAAGCGGTACGTTAGAAGAAGTAACAAAGCTCCGTCAAGAGGTGGAACGTGCCGCAACGCCGGCCGATAAAATGGTTGCCTCAAACCAATTGACTGGCGTTCTATCTGGATTTTTTGCCCGTGCTGAAGCTTATCCTGATTTAAAAGCTAATACAAACTTTACAAAGTTGCAAGAAGAACTAACAAACACTGAAAACAAAATTGCCTACTCACGTCAGTTGTTTAATTCAACAACAGCACTTTACAATACGAAGTTACAACAATTTCCAAGTAATATTGTTGCGGGAATTCATCACTTTGAACCTAGTGAATTTTTGCAAGTACCAGAAGCTGAGAAAGAAGTCCCTACGGTTAAGTTCTAA
- a CDS encoding 2-hydroxymuconate tautomerase, which produces MPIVQVELLEGRTHEQLAKMVKDITNVIVEDAGASREAVHVILREMPKDHYAVGGVLKSDQ; this is translated from the coding sequence ATGCCAATAGTACAAGTCGAATTGCTTGAAGGTCGTACTCACGAACAACTTGCCAAAATGGTGAAAGACATTACCAATGTAATTGTTGAAGATGCAGGTGCATCACGAGAAGCTGTTCACGTTATTTTACGCGAAATGCCAAAAGACCATTATGCGGTTGGTGGTGTCTTGAAAAGTGACCAATAA
- a CDS encoding IMP dehydrogenase, with protein MPENTEFIGLGYDQVLLVPGASNVLPYSVTLRTQLSENFELNIPLVSEAFGPETDTRVAPTALNGGLGVVAEQEDLSKQVTSLQQVKETVVDTDKYPNALVDSQNRLRVAAEVWLVDGAETRVAALVNAGADAIFFYLHEALAKNTRDLIKQIRQAYPDLFIAVGVVEDQSIAAALYEAGADTILAGRSVESSLPNDITYPFLTVTMNIADVAAAYDNKSVIAVGGIHYSGDIVKAIAAGADATMVSDLLKGSVLESDGSFKEGDMSIDDAIFQTDGGLRAGMGYTGSQTIESLKLNAKIVQITDNGLRESHPHDVEITKQAPNYAKG; from the coding sequence ATGCCTGAAAATACAGAGTTCATAGGTCTTGGCTACGATCAAGTTTTGTTAGTACCAGGAGCCTCAAATGTTTTACCATATAGTGTTACCTTGCGTACACAATTGTCAGAAAATTTTGAATTAAATATTCCGCTCGTTTCAGAGGCTTTTGGTCCGGAAACAGATACACGTGTTGCGCCAACCGCTTTGAATGGTGGGTTAGGTGTTGTTGCTGAGCAAGAAGATTTGTCAAAACAAGTAACTAGCTTGCAACAAGTTAAGGAAACAGTTGTTGATACTGACAAATATCCTAATGCTTTAGTTGATTCACAGAATCGTTTACGTGTTGCAGCTGAAGTATGGTTAGTGGACGGTGCAGAAACTCGTGTTGCTGCATTGGTTAATGCAGGAGCGGATGCTATATTCTTTTATTTGCATGAAGCGCTAGCTAAGAATACGCGTGATCTTATTAAGCAAATACGACAAGCATATCCAGATTTGTTCATTGCTGTTGGTGTCGTTGAAGATCAAAGCATTGCTGCTGCTTTATATGAAGCAGGAGCAGATACAATACTTGCAGGACGTTCCGTTGAATCATCACTACCAAACGACATTACATACCCATTCTTAACAGTCACAATGAATATCGCAGATGTGGCAGCTGCATATGACAACAAATCAGTCATTGCTGTTGGTGGCATTCATTATTCGGGTGACATTGTTAAAGCGATTGCAGCAGGGGCAGATGCGACAATGGTATCAGATCTGTTAAAAGGATCAGTACTGGAATCTGACGGTTCGTTTAAAGAAGGAGATATGTCAATTGATGATGCAATCTTCCAAACTGACGGTGGATTACGTGCCGGAATGGGGTACACGGGGTCACAAACAATTGAAAGCTTAAAATTGAATGCTAAGATTGTTCAAATAACAGATAACGGTTTGCGTGAATCACATCCACACGATGTTGAAATTACAAAACAAGCGCCTAACTACGCGAAAGGATAA
- the guaB gene encoding IMP dehydrogenase encodes MQKFSSKNKFVPMGLTFEDVKLVDDLQSTVTPESVSVTTTLTPTLKLNIPLLSAAMDTVTEARFATALAKLGGLGVIHKNMTISAQADEVRKVKTATFDSADFPNAAVDAEGHLLVAGAVGVTNDTVDRVQAMVEAGVDAIVLDSAHGHSEGVLRKVSEVRSTFPNLNIIAGNIATREGAAALYDAGADVVKIGIGPGSICTTRVVAGIGVPQVSAIRDAALEAAARGKKIIADGGVKTSLDIVKAISAGGNAVMLGSMFSGTEETPGEVFEDNGQKYKTYRGMGSIAAMENGSKDRYFQGEVNEAKKMVPEGIEARVTYKGDLTTILNAILVDIHKKMAQLGETTIDDLVNHEHIARDSEVFDFEAARDKKKPVVAAQF; translated from the coding sequence ATGCAGAAGTTTAGTTCAAAAAACAAATTTGTCCCAATGGGATTAACATTTGAAGACGTCAAGTTAGTTGACGACTTACAGTCAACTGTGACACCTGAATCTGTTTCGGTGACCACAACCTTAACACCTACTTTGAAGCTTAATATTCCATTACTCTCAGCTGCAATGGATACAGTGACAGAAGCACGCTTTGCTACAGCTTTAGCTAAGTTAGGTGGCCTTGGTGTCATCCATAAAAATATGACAATTAGTGCACAGGCTGATGAAGTTCGCAAGGTTAAAACGGCAACGTTTGACTCAGCAGACTTTCCTAATGCGGCTGTTGATGCTGAAGGACATCTGCTTGTCGCTGGTGCCGTTGGTGTAACGAATGACACTGTAGATCGTGTGCAGGCTATGGTTGAAGCAGGAGTTGATGCAATTGTGTTGGATTCCGCACATGGACATTCTGAGGGTGTCCTCCGCAAGGTATCTGAGGTGAGGTCGACTTTTCCTAATTTAAATATTATTGCTGGTAATATTGCAACTCGAGAGGGTGCAGCTGCATTATACGATGCGGGTGCTGATGTTGTTAAAATTGGAATTGGTCCTGGATCAATTTGCACCACACGTGTGGTTGCTGGTATTGGTGTACCACAAGTTTCTGCTATTCGTGATGCCGCCCTTGAAGCGGCTGCACGTGGCAAGAAGATTATTGCTGATGGCGGTGTTAAAACGTCATTAGATATTGTTAAAGCAATATCAGCTGGTGGAAATGCGGTTATGCTTGGATCAATGTTTTCTGGGACGGAAGAAACACCCGGCGAAGTGTTTGAGGACAATGGTCAAAAGTACAAAACATATCGAGGTATGGGTTCAATCGCTGCGATGGAAAATGGATCAAAGGATCGTTACTTCCAAGGTGAAGTGAACGAAGCTAAAAAGATGGTACCAGAAGGTATTGAAGCTCGTGTTACATATAAAGGCGATTTGACAACCATTTTAAATGCTATATTAGTAGATATTCATAAAAAAATGGCACAATTAGGAGAAACGACGATTGATGACTTAGTTAATCATGAGCATATCGCACGTGATAGCGAAGTATTTGATTTCGAAGCAGCAAGAGATAAGAAAAAGCCTGTTGTTGCTGCCCAATTCTAA
- a CDS encoding peptidoglycan endopeptidase, giving the protein MERLDKKVVASGLSLLGLVGVGSGIAHADDVKSAVNKAVNSVAEAAGLIDNKTVNLTPKSLTIPKDKVAHIETPAEKKITQKATTKLTSYKVKAGDSLWSIAHNHNLNVDDLVSENNNSDLISVGQTLNLPTNVGADTQTTVADQSPTDINKSTDSYADSLQTAANAPVSEVSATGNVESTESSVTSSTFSQDSLASSSAAESSVPSTSSSGESAPSSSESSVTGSSAVSSESDEEISSATEGASSTTSSTADVASETQNTSVNTSLQSSEPTASSAASDVTAYTSSADSTSTDASVNINSSYGAAAVSSSESSAGQQYNQLSSATTSNSNLVNLSTGSVSQIVSSNTTQSTSGNSAAIIALAQQLVAQNIPYVWGGGSPSTGFDCSGLVSYVFKNAAGISLPHSSVEQEMYTQKKSVSQAQPGDLLFWGTPGASYHVAIYIGNNQYIAAPKPGLNVRVETISPNFLPSFAGSIK; this is encoded by the coding sequence ATGGAACGACTGGATAAAAAAGTAGTAGCTTCAGGACTGAGTTTATTAGGTTTAGTAGGCGTTGGCTCGGGTATCGCCCATGCTGATGATGTTAAAAGCGCTGTCAACAAGGCTGTTAATTCTGTTGCCGAAGCTGCTGGACTAATTGATAACAAAACGGTTAATCTCACTCCAAAGAGTTTAACAATACCAAAAGATAAAGTAGCTCATATTGAGACACCAGCTGAGAAAAAAATTACCCAAAAAGCCACCACTAAATTAACATCATATAAAGTAAAGGCTGGAGATTCTCTTTGGTCAATTGCTCATAATCATAATTTGAATGTAGATGATCTTGTGAGTGAGAATAATAATTCTGATTTGATATCAGTAGGGCAAACCCTAAACTTGCCAACTAACGTTGGTGCTGATACACAAACAACAGTGGCTGATCAATCACCAACAGATATTAATAAAAGTACTGATTCGTACGCTGACTCGTTGCAAACTGCCGCTAACGCACCTGTTTCAGAGGTGTCAGCAACTGGTAACGTAGAATCAACTGAATCTTCAGTCACTTCTAGTACTTTCAGTCAAGATTCGTTGGCCTCAAGTTCAGCAGCTGAAAGCTCAGTACCTTCGACATCGTCAAGTGGAGAATCAGCGCCATCAAGTTCAGAGAGTTCAGTGACAGGGAGTTCTGCAGTTTCGAGCGAATCAGATGAAGAAATAAGTTCAGCAACGGAGGGTGCCTCTTCAACAACGTCTAGCACGGCAGATGTAGCATCAGAAACGCAAAACACATCAGTCAATACTAGTTTGCAAAGTAGTGAGCCAACAGCGTCAAGTGCTGCGAGTGACGTTACAGCTTATACGAGTTCTGCAGATTCAACTTCAACAGATGCTTCAGTCAACATCAATAGTTCTTATGGTGCAGCTGCTGTTTCAAGTTCCGAGTCGAGTGCGGGACAACAGTATAATCAGCTATCTTCAGCTACGACGAGCAATAGTAATTTAGTCAATCTTTCTACTGGGTCTGTCAGTCAAATAGTAAGTTCTAATACAACACAATCTACGTCTGGAAATTCTGCCGCGATTATTGCGCTAGCGCAACAATTGGTAGCACAAAATATTCCTTATGTTTGGGGTGGAGGATCACCTTCAACTGGGTTTGATTGCTCTGGATTAGTAAGTTATGTTTTCAAAAATGCTGCCGGCATTTCACTACCACACTCGTCCGTTGAACAAGAAATGTACACTCAAAAGAAATCGGTTTCTCAAGCTCAGCCAGGGGACTTACTATTTTGGGGTACACCAGGCGCTTCATACCATGTGGCTATTTATATTGGTAATAATCAGTATATTGCCGCACCAAAGCCTGGATTGAATGTACGCGTTGAAACGATTTCACCGAACTTTTTGCCATCTTTCGCCGGTTCAATTAAGTGA
- a CDS encoding CsbD family protein — MSVEDKFDNAQDKVAGKAKEVEGKVTGDKSREAQGKAQGLFGKAKDKLSDAAEAVKDSAEDAVDAVKDGVEKLKK; from the coding sequence ATGTCAGTTGAAGATAAGTTTGATAATGCTCAGGACAAGGTTGCTGGTAAAGCAAAAGAAGTTGAAGGCAAAGTTACCGGTGACAAGAGTCGCGAAGCACAAGGTAAAGCACAAGGACTTTTTGGTAAGGCGAAAGATAAGTTATCTGATGCTGCCGAAGCTGTCAAGGATTCTGCTGAAGACGCAGTTGATGCCGTCAAAGATGGTGTTGAAAAATTGAAAAAATAA
- the guaA gene encoding glutamine-hydrolyzing GMP synthase, with amino-acid sequence MVDKLDKVLVLDYGSQYNQLITRRIREMGVFSELKSRNMTAEEIKSYNPKAIILSGGPKSVYEENAFTIDSEIFNLDIPVLGVCYGMQLMAQELGGKVEANPGNGEFGQTVLQQTESAGRLLADTPVSQTVLMSHSDNVIELPEGFKVIGGSDKTPIAAIANEERRLYGVQFHAETTLSENGKQILTNFVKNIAEAESNWDMSGFIDEQIQKIREIVGDKKVLLGLSGGVDSSVVGVLLHRAIGDQLTSIFVDHGLLRKHEADQVMTMLGGKFGLNIIKVDAQKRFLDKLAGVSDPEQKRKIIGNEFIQVFNDEAKKLDGIEFLAQGTLYTDVIESGTDTAQTIKSHHNVGGLPEDMQFQLIEPLNTLFKDEVRELGEKLNMPHEMVWRQPFPGPGLGIRILGDITEDKLEIVRDSDWILRDEIAKAGLEGDIWQYFTVLTGVRSVGVMGDYRTYDYTIAIRAITSVDGMTADFARMPWELLQKISARIVNEVGHINRVVYDITAKPPATVEWE; translated from the coding sequence ATGGTTGACAAACTTGATAAAGTCTTAGTTTTAGACTATGGAAGCCAATATAATCAATTAATCACACGACGTATACGTGAAATGGGTGTGTTTTCAGAACTTAAGTCACGTAATATGACTGCCGAAGAAATCAAGTCCTATAATCCCAAGGCCATCATCTTGTCTGGCGGCCCTAAGTCGGTTTATGAGGAAAATGCGTTTACCATTGATAGCGAAATATTTAATTTAGATATTCCGGTTTTAGGTGTATGCTATGGCATGCAACTAATGGCACAAGAATTAGGTGGTAAAGTTGAAGCTAATCCAGGTAATGGCGAATTTGGACAAACTGTCTTACAACAAACAGAATCTGCTGGGCGATTATTAGCTGATACACCAGTATCACAAACTGTTTTGATGAGCCATTCAGATAATGTCATTGAATTACCTGAAGGATTTAAAGTGATTGGTGGCTCAGATAAAACACCAATTGCTGCTATTGCTAACGAAGAGCGTCGCTTATATGGGGTTCAGTTCCACGCAGAAACGACCTTGTCAGAAAATGGTAAGCAAATTTTAACGAATTTTGTTAAAAATATTGCTGAAGCAGAATCTAACTGGGACATGAGTGGATTTATTGATGAACAAATTCAAAAAATTCGTGAAATTGTAGGCGATAAAAAGGTATTGCTTGGACTATCAGGTGGTGTTGATTCATCCGTTGTTGGTGTTTTGTTGCACCGCGCGATTGGTGACCAATTGACATCTATATTTGTGGATCATGGCTTGCTCCGTAAACACGAAGCAGATCAGGTGATGACAATGTTAGGTGGCAAGTTTGGATTAAACATCATTAAAGTTGATGCCCAAAAACGTTTTTTGGATAAATTGGCCGGTGTTTCAGATCCTGAACAAAAGCGAAAGATTATTGGAAATGAGTTTATCCAAGTTTTCAATGATGAGGCTAAAAAGTTAGATGGTATTGAATTCTTAGCACAGGGTACGCTATATACTGATGTGATTGAATCTGGTACCGATACGGCGCAAACAATCAAGTCACATCATAACGTTGGTGGCTTACCAGAGGATATGCAATTCCAGCTAATTGAGCCTCTTAACACATTATTTAAGGATGAGGTTCGTGAATTAGGCGAAAAGTTGAATATGCCACACGAAATGGTTTGGCGTCAACCATTCCCTGGTCCTGGATTAGGGATTCGTATTCTAGGAGACATCACCGAAGACAAGTTAGAAATTGTACGTGACTCTGATTGGATTTTGCGTGATGAAATCGCTAAAGCTGGTCTAGAAGGAGACATATGGCAATACTTTACAGTATTGACTGGCGTCCGTTCAGTTGGTGTCATGGGTGATTACCGTACTTACGATTACACAATTGCAATCCGTGCCATTACTTCTGTCGATGGTATGACAGCCGATTTTGCACGTATGCCATGGGAATTATTGCAAAAAATATCAGCTCGTATTGTCAATGAAGTTGGTCATATTAACCGCGTAGTGTATGATATTACGGCTAAGCCACCTGCAACAGTTGAGTGGGAATAA
- a CDS encoding CsbD family protein produces MTVEEKFDNAKDKIAGKAKEVEGKVTGDKQRELQGKTQNIFGKAKDAVTDIKDAAEEAVKDTINDYKQDSKKNIDK; encoded by the coding sequence ATGACAGTTGAAGAAAAATTTGATAATGCCAAGGACAAAATTGCTGGAAAAGCAAAGGAAGTTGAGGGGAAAGTTACTGGTGACAAACAACGTGAATTACAAGGCAAAACCCAAAATATTTTTGGTAAGGCAAAAGATGCTGTAACTGATATCAAGGATGCGGCAGAGGAAGCCGTTAAAGATACTATTAATGACTACAAGCAAGATAGCAAAAAAAATATTGATAAATAA
- the recU gene encoding Holliday junction resolvase RecU, producing MTINYPVGTHHGKMLKNNTLRTGKTTKKVLFGKRGMGLEDEINLANDYYLANRLAVVHKKPTPITIVKVDYPVRSAAKITEAYFKQASTTDYNGVYQGKYIDFDAKETKNKTSFPLKNFHEHQISHLASILSQGGIGFVIIKFTSLNESYVYPASELIQQWQHLNGKQSISYQEIVDKSFVVPESLNPSLDYLTAVDKMLDALH from the coding sequence ATGACAATTAATTATCCAGTCGGTACTCATCATGGTAAGATGTTAAAAAATAACACATTGCGTACCGGTAAAACAACTAAAAAAGTATTATTTGGTAAGCGAGGTATGGGTCTGGAAGATGAAATTAATCTTGCAAATGACTATTATCTTGCTAATCGTTTGGCAGTAGTTCATAAAAAACCTACACCGATAACCATAGTAAAAGTTGACTATCCTGTTCGCTCTGCTGCAAAAATTACAGAAGCATACTTTAAGCAAGCTTCAACTACAGATTACAATGGTGTTTATCAAGGAAAGTACATTGACTTTGATGCAAAGGAAACAAAAAACAAAACATCCTTTCCTTTAAAAAATTTTCATGAGCACCAAATTTCTCATTTAGCGAGTATTTTATCTCAAGGTGGCATTGGATTTGTTATCATTAAATTTACAAGTTTAAATGAGAGTTATGTCTATCCTGCTAGCGAATTAATACAACAGTGGCAACATTTGAATGGCAAACAGTCGATTTCTTATCAAGAGATAGTTGATAAGAGTTTTGTTGTGCCTGAAAGTTTAAATCCGAGTTTGGATTATCTCACGGCTGTGGATAAAATGCTTGACGCATTACATTAA
- the htpX gene encoding zinc metalloprotease HtpX, which produces MLYQQIQSNKRRTIVLLFVFFILVALVGAAVGFLLLNSLEAGVVAAIVIGAIYTIIMVSNSTNVVMAMNHGHEIKNADQYPELWHTVEDMAMVAQVPMPRVFIIDDDSPNAFATGNNPEHSAVAATTGLLRIMNRSELEGVIAHEMSHVRNYDIRISTIALALAAAITLLTNIGGNWWLWGSGDRRRNDDRNGGGGLQILLLVFSILMMVLAPLAAAAIQMAISRNREYLADAGSAELTRNPQGLISALRKLGNAQPMKDVDSSSAALYISNPLKNKERLFDTHPPIEERIDRLEKM; this is translated from the coding sequence ATGTTGTATCAACAAATACAATCAAATAAACGGCGCACCATTGTATTATTATTTGTATTTTTTATTTTGGTAGCCTTAGTTGGAGCTGCAGTGGGTTTCCTATTGCTTAATTCCTTAGAAGCTGGCGTAGTTGCGGCCATAGTTATTGGTGCTATTTACACGATTATTATGGTTAGTAATTCAACTAATGTAGTCATGGCGATGAACCATGGCCATGAAATCAAAAATGCTGACCAATATCCAGAACTGTGGCACACAGTTGAGGACATGGCGATGGTTGCTCAAGTACCAATGCCACGGGTATTTATTATTGATGATGATAGTCCTAATGCTTTTGCTACCGGAAATAATCCTGAGCATTCGGCAGTTGCTGCCACTACTGGGCTACTGAGGATTATGAACCGAAGCGAGTTAGAGGGTGTTATCGCTCACGAAATGAGTCATGTGCGTAACTATGATATTCGAATTTCAACTATTGCTTTAGCCTTAGCCGCTGCTATCACATTATTAACTAATATTGGTGGTAATTGGTGGCTTTGGGGCAGTGGCGACAGGCGACGGAATGATGATCGTAATGGCGGTGGTGGTTTACAAATACTGTTGTTAGTATTTTCGATTTTAATGATGGTTTTAGCACCGTTAGCTGCAGCAGCAATTCAAATGGCGATTTCACGTAACCGTGAATATCTTGCTGATGCTGGTAGTGCGGAGTTAACGAGAAATCCACAAGGATTAATTTCAGCATTACGAAAATTAGGTAACGCACAGCCGATGAAGGATGTGGATTCTTCATCAGCTGCATTGTATATTAGTAATCCTTTGAAGAACAAGGAGCGTTTGTTTGACACGCATCCACCAATTGAAGAACGTATTGATCGTTTAGAAAAAATGTAA